In Salvelinus namaycush isolate Seneca unplaced genomic scaffold, SaNama_1.0 Scaffold931, whole genome shotgun sequence, one genomic interval encodes:
- the LOC120043464 gene encoding neuronal cell adhesion molecule-like isoform X1 codes for MTTGLEVPLDPKVLEGLPQPPTITHQSSKDFIIDPRENILIYCEAKGKPHPSFSWTRNGTHFDVEKDSKVLMKPSSGTLVIDISGEKAEAYEGIYQCTARNEHGTAVSNNIVIRQSRSPLWSKERKEAIMVQVGVSLVLQCRPPAGLPPPIIFWMDNNFQRLPQNTRVSQALNGDLYFSNVLLDDTRNDYICYARFPHTQTIQQKQPITVKVLDSDPSGERRPSFMAPPGQSSTQMALRGGVLELECIAEGLPTPEVSWYKESGDLPSSRMSFHNFQKTLKIADVMEADAGDYRCTAKNSLGSAHHIIKVNVKAAPFWISAPRNLILAPKETGILTCRVSGDPKPQIAWSVNGVPIEDSPKDMSRKVEDDTVILSDVQTGSSAVYQCNASNEFGYLLANAFVNVLAEAPRVLTPPNNVYQVITNNPAFLDCASFGSPIPTITWFKDSQTSILNRDPYVIHNNGTLEINVAQSLNSGKYTCIASNNLGTRENHVYLEVKEPTRILAQPEYMVVQRNRKAVFECKVKHDPTLIPTMNWLKDNGELPDDERFLVDTDSLTINDVTEEDEGTYTCVMNTTLDQDSASAMLTVVEATPTPAIVYEEPDPPTDLELTDQRERSVQLTWIPGDEHNSPTQKFLVQYEDLLHQAGVWHNLTEEEGTKTTAHLDLSPYAYYSFRVLAVNHVGYSRPSQPSRQYRTNPAAPDVNPTDVHGVGTEHNNLVISWKELTGLQSNGPGLQYKVNWRQKDVEEDWSSETVANASKYVVSGTPTFVPYEVKVQAVNDYGNGPAPEAVEGYSGEDVPMSAPESVQVLVQNGTLAEVHWEPVLTSVVRGRLQGYKVSYWRERSLHQAEAQQEEQQVLAFSGNRTDGRLPGLKPYSLYTLNIRVVNGKGEGPPSPNHNFETPEGVPGPPSFLHIKNTNMDSLTLEWGPPQDNNGRLTGYTLKYQPVNSSNELGPVEEMVFPANETTVILSDLKYSTRYKFYFNAKTIKGSGPTITEEAVTIMDEVHSIGPAFTNVNSSVVGEEGAVISWEYFGPDKNVYVEYIVENSKEDWTKEFVNGSSGSQTYLIKGLKPGTSYRVRVVVKDHSEATIHSTEELVITLPAMKSNQVDLATQGWFIGLMCAIALLILVLLIICFIKRNKGGKYPVKEKEDAHHDPEIQPMKDDDGTFGEYSDTEDHKPLKGSRTPSNGTVKRDDSDDSLVDYGEGGDGQFNEDGSFIGQYSGKKEKDTHEGNESSEAPSPVNAMNSFV; via the exons ATGACCACAGGCTTAGAAGTGCCTCTTGACC CTAAGGTTCTGGAAGGAT TACCACAGCCTCCCACTATAACCCACCAATCCTCTAAGGATTTCATCATCGACCCTCGGGAGAACATCCTCATCTACTGTGAGGCCAAAGGGAAGCCGCATCCCAG CTTTTCCTGGACACGGAATGGGACGCATTTTGACGTGGAGAAGGACTCTAAGGTGTTGATGAAGCCGAGCTCAGGGACGCTGGTCATAGACATCAGTGGGGAGAAGGCTGAGGCCTACGAGGGGATCTACCAGTGTACCGCACGCAACGAGCACGGGACCGCAGTTTCCAACAACATCGTCATCAGACAGTCGA GGTCCCCCTTGTGGTCgaaggagaggaaagaggcaATCATGGTACAGGTGGGAGTGTCTCTGGTGCTGCAGTGTCGACCCCCTGCGGGCCTGCCCCCTCCCATCATCTTCTGGATGGACAACA ACTTCCAGCGCCTGCCTCAGAACACGCGTGTGTCCCAGGCGTTAAACGGAGACCTGTACTTCTCTAACGTCCTATTGGACGACACCAGGAACGACTACATCTGTTACGCCCGCTTCCCCCACACACAGACCATCCAGCAGAAACAACCCATCACTGTCAAGGTCCTGGACAGTGA TCCATCGGGGGAGCGGCGACCCAGCTTCATGGCTCCTCCGGGGCAGAGCAGCACCCAGATGGCCCTGAGGGGAGGGGTTCTGGAGCTGGAGTGTATCGCTGAAGGACT ccCGACTCCGGAGGTGTCCTGGTATAAGGAGAGTGGCGATCTTCCTAGCAGCCGGATGTCCTTCCACAACTTCCAGAAGACGTTGAAGATCGCAGATGTGATGGAGGCGGACGCCGGGGACTACCGCTGCACGGCCAAGAACAGCCTAGGCTCCGCCCATCACATCATCAAAGTCAACGTCAAAG CGGCTCCGTTCTGGATCAGTGCCCCCAGGAACCTGATCCTGGCCCCGAAGGAGACGGGCATCCTCACCTGCAGAGTCAGTGGAGACCCCAAGCCCCAAATCGCCTGGTCCGTCAACGGAGTCCCCATCGAAG ACTCTCCAAAGGACATGAGTCGGAAGGTGGAGGACGACACAGTGATTCTGAGCGACGTCCAGACCGGCTCCAGCGCTGTCTACCAATGCAACGCCTCCAATGAGTTTGGCTACCTGCTGGCTAATGCTTTTGTCAATGTGCTTG CCGAAGCACCAAGGGTGCTGACTCCCCCCAACAATGTGTACCAGGTCATCACCAACAATCCTGCCTTCCTGGATTGTGCCTCGTTCGGCTCGCCCATACCAACCATCACATG GTTTAAGGACAGTCAGACCAGTATCCTGAATAGAGACCCATATGTGATCCATAATAACGGTACCTTAGAGATCAACGTAGCCCAGTCCCTGAACAGTGGCAAGTACACCTGTATAGCCTCCAACAACCTGGGAACCAGGGAGAACCATGTCTACCTGGAGGTCAAAG AGCCGACGAGGATCCTGGCCCAGCCAGAGTACATGGTGGTCCAGAGGAACAGAAAGGCAGTGTTTGAGTGTAAAGTTAAACACGACCCCACCCTCATCCCCACCATGAACTGGCTCAAAGACAACGGAGAGCTGCCTGACGACGAGAG GTTCTTGGTGGACACTGACAGTCTGACCATCAACGACGTGACAGAGGAGGACGAGGGAACCTATACCTGTGTCATGAACACCACCCTGGACCAGGACTCAGCTAGCGCCATGCTCACCGTCGTTG AGGCTACTCCAACTCCTGCTATTGTCTACG AGGAACCAGACCCTCCTACAGACCTGGAGctgactgaccagagagagaggagcgtcCAGCTCACCTGGATACCCGGGGACGAACACAACAGCCCCACACAGA AGTTCCTAGTCCAGTATGAGGACCTGCTCCACCAGGCTGGGGTGTGGCacaacctgacagaggaggagggcACCAAGACCACGGCCCACCTGGACCTGTCCCCCTACGCATACTACTCCTTCAGGGTTCTGGCCGTGAACCATGTGGGCTACAGCCGGCCCAGCCAGCCCTCCAGACAGTACAGGACCAACCCTGCAG CTCCAGATGTGAATCCAACAGATGTCCATGGTGTTGGAACTGAACACAATAACTTAGTCATCTCATGGAAA GAGCTGACAGGCCTCCAGTCCAACGGGCCAGGACTACAGTACAAGGTGAACTGGAGACAGAAGGATGTGGAGGAGGACTGGTCGTCTGAGACCGTGGCTAACGCCTCCAAGTATGTGGTGTCAGGCACACCCACTTTCGTACCCTACGAGGTCAAAGTTCAGGCGGTGAACGACTACGGAAACGGACCAGCGCCCGAGGCGGTGGAGGGATACTCTGGAGAGGACG TGCCCATGTCAGCCCCAGAGAGTGTCCAGGTGCTAGTTCAGAACGGGACGCTAGCAGAGGTTCACTGGGAGCCTGTCCTCACCTCCGTGGTCAGGGGACGACTCCAGGGATACAAG GTGTCCTACTGGCGTGAGCGTAGCCTCCACCAGGCAGAGGCACAGCAGGAGGAGCAGCAGGTGTTGGCCTTCAGTGGAAACAGGACTGACGGCAGACTACCAGGCCTCAAACCCTACAGCCTCTACACACTGAACATCAGGGTGGTCAACGGCAAGGGAGAGGGGCCCCCCAGCCCCAACCACAACTTTGAGACCCCCGAGGGAG tcccaggtccTCCTTCCTTCTTGCATATAAAGAACACCAACATGGACTCTCTGACGCTGGAGTGGGGTCCTCCACAGGACAACAACGGTCGCCTCACCGGCTACACACTCAAATACCAGCCAG tcaacagCTCCAATGAGCTTGGTCCCGTTGAGGAGATGGTGTTCCCAGCCAATGAGACCACCGTAATCCTGTCCGACCTCAAGTACAGCACGCGCTATAAGTTCTACTTCAACGCTAAGACCATCAAGGGCTCCGGCCCAACCATCACAGAGGAGGCTGTCACTATCATGGATGAAG TGCATTCGATAGGCCCGGCGTTCACCAATGTAAACTCATCTGTGgtgggagaggagggagcagTGATAAGTTGGGAATACTTTGGACCAGATAAGAATGTGTACGTGGAGTATATTGTAGAAAACA GTAAAGAAGACTGGACAAAAGAGTTTGTAAACGGCAGTAGCGGGTCCCAGACCTATCTGATAAAGGGCTTAAAGCCGGGGACGTCCTATAGGGTTCGGGTGGTAGTTAAAGATCACTCTGAGGCTACCATACACAGTACAGAGGAGCTAGTGATAACACTGCCAG CAATGAAAAGCAACCAGGTAGACCTAGCCACTCAGGGTTGGTTCATAGGGCTGATGTGTGCCATCGCTCTCCTCATCCTCGTCCTTCTCATCATCTGCTTCATCAAGAGGAACAAGGGAGGGAAAtacccag TGAAAGAAAAAGAAGATGCTCATCATGACCCAGAGATCCAGCCTATGAAGGATGATGATGGGACGTTTGGAGAgtacag TGACACGGAGGACCACAAGCCTCTGAAGGGAAGCCGGACGCCGTCCAACGGAACGGTGAAGAGGGACGACAGTGATGACAGCCTGGTGGACTACGGCGAGGGAGGGGATGGGCAGTTCAACGAGGATGGATCCTTCATCGGCCAGTACAGCGGCAAGAAGGAGAAAGACACGCACGAGGGCAACGAGAGCTCCGAGGCCCCCTCGCCGGTCAACGCTATGAACTCCTTCGTCTAG
- the LOC120043464 gene encoding neuronal cell adhesion molecule-like isoform X6 codes for MTTGLEVPLDPKVLEGLPQPPTITHQSSKDFIIDPRENILIYCEAKGKPHPSFSWTRNGTHFDVEKDSKVLMKPSSGTLVIDISGEKAEAYEGIYQCTARNEHGTAVSNNIVIRQSRSPLWSKERKEAIMVQVGVSLVLQCRPPAGLPPPIIFWMDNNFQRLPQNTRVSQALNGDLYFSNVLLDDTRNDYICYARFPHTQTIQQKQPITVKVLDSDPSGERRPSFMAPPGQSSTQMALRGGVLELECIAEGLPTPEVSWYKESGDLPSSRMSFHNFQKTLKIADVMEADAGDYRCTAKNSLGSAHHIIKVNVKAAPFWISAPRNLILAPKETGILTCRVSGDPKPQIAWSVNGVPIEDSPKDMSRKVEDDTVILSDVQTGSSAVYQCNASNEFGYLLANAFVNVLAEAPRVLTPPNNVYQVITNNPAFLDCASFGSPIPTITWFKDSQTSILNRDPYVIHNNGTLEINVAQSLNSGKYTCIASNNLGTRENHVYLEVKEPTRILAQPEYMVVQRNRKAVFECKVKHDPTLIPTMNWLKDNGELPDDERFLVDTDSLTINDVTEEDEGTYTCVMNTTLDQDSASAMLTVVEATPTPAIVYEEPDPPTDLELTDQRERSVQLTWIPGDEHNSPTQKFLVQYEDLLHQAGVWHNLTEEEGTKTTAHLDLSPYAYYSFRVLAVNHVGYSRPSQPSRQYRTNPAAPDVNPTDVHGVGTEHNNLVISWKELTGLQSNGPGLQYKVNWRQKDVEEDWSSETVANASKYVVSGTPTFVPYEVKVQAVNDYGNGPAPEAVEGYSGEDVPMSAPESVQVLVQNGTLAEVHWEPVLTSVVRGRLQGYKVSYWRERSLHQAEAQQEEQQVLAFSGNRTDGRLPGLKPYSLYTLNIRVVNGKGEGPPSPNHNFETPEGVPGPPSFLHIKNTNMDSLTLEWGPPQDNNGRLTGYTLKYQPVNSSNELGPVEEMVFPANETTVILSDLKYSTRYKFYFNAKTIKGSGPTITEEAVTIMDEGKYAMKSNQVDLATQGWFIGLMCAIALLILVLLIICFIKRNKGGKYPVKEKEDAHHDPEIQPMKDDDGTFGEYSDTEDHKPLKGSRTPSNGTVKRDDSDDSLVDYGEGGDGQFNEDGSFIGQYSGKKEKDTHEGNESSEAPSPVNAMNSFV; via the exons ATGACCACAGGCTTAGAAGTGCCTCTTGACC CTAAGGTTCTGGAAGGAT TACCACAGCCTCCCACTATAACCCACCAATCCTCTAAGGATTTCATCATCGACCCTCGGGAGAACATCCTCATCTACTGTGAGGCCAAAGGGAAGCCGCATCCCAG CTTTTCCTGGACACGGAATGGGACGCATTTTGACGTGGAGAAGGACTCTAAGGTGTTGATGAAGCCGAGCTCAGGGACGCTGGTCATAGACATCAGTGGGGAGAAGGCTGAGGCCTACGAGGGGATCTACCAGTGTACCGCACGCAACGAGCACGGGACCGCAGTTTCCAACAACATCGTCATCAGACAGTCGA GGTCCCCCTTGTGGTCgaaggagaggaaagaggcaATCATGGTACAGGTGGGAGTGTCTCTGGTGCTGCAGTGTCGACCCCCTGCGGGCCTGCCCCCTCCCATCATCTTCTGGATGGACAACA ACTTCCAGCGCCTGCCTCAGAACACGCGTGTGTCCCAGGCGTTAAACGGAGACCTGTACTTCTCTAACGTCCTATTGGACGACACCAGGAACGACTACATCTGTTACGCCCGCTTCCCCCACACACAGACCATCCAGCAGAAACAACCCATCACTGTCAAGGTCCTGGACAGTGA TCCATCGGGGGAGCGGCGACCCAGCTTCATGGCTCCTCCGGGGCAGAGCAGCACCCAGATGGCCCTGAGGGGAGGGGTTCTGGAGCTGGAGTGTATCGCTGAAGGACT ccCGACTCCGGAGGTGTCCTGGTATAAGGAGAGTGGCGATCTTCCTAGCAGCCGGATGTCCTTCCACAACTTCCAGAAGACGTTGAAGATCGCAGATGTGATGGAGGCGGACGCCGGGGACTACCGCTGCACGGCCAAGAACAGCCTAGGCTCCGCCCATCACATCATCAAAGTCAACGTCAAAG CGGCTCCGTTCTGGATCAGTGCCCCCAGGAACCTGATCCTGGCCCCGAAGGAGACGGGCATCCTCACCTGCAGAGTCAGTGGAGACCCCAAGCCCCAAATCGCCTGGTCCGTCAACGGAGTCCCCATCGAAG ACTCTCCAAAGGACATGAGTCGGAAGGTGGAGGACGACACAGTGATTCTGAGCGACGTCCAGACCGGCTCCAGCGCTGTCTACCAATGCAACGCCTCCAATGAGTTTGGCTACCTGCTGGCTAATGCTTTTGTCAATGTGCTTG CCGAAGCACCAAGGGTGCTGACTCCCCCCAACAATGTGTACCAGGTCATCACCAACAATCCTGCCTTCCTGGATTGTGCCTCGTTCGGCTCGCCCATACCAACCATCACATG GTTTAAGGACAGTCAGACCAGTATCCTGAATAGAGACCCATATGTGATCCATAATAACGGTACCTTAGAGATCAACGTAGCCCAGTCCCTGAACAGTGGCAAGTACACCTGTATAGCCTCCAACAACCTGGGAACCAGGGAGAACCATGTCTACCTGGAGGTCAAAG AGCCGACGAGGATCCTGGCCCAGCCAGAGTACATGGTGGTCCAGAGGAACAGAAAGGCAGTGTTTGAGTGTAAAGTTAAACACGACCCCACCCTCATCCCCACCATGAACTGGCTCAAAGACAACGGAGAGCTGCCTGACGACGAGAG GTTCTTGGTGGACACTGACAGTCTGACCATCAACGACGTGACAGAGGAGGACGAGGGAACCTATACCTGTGTCATGAACACCACCCTGGACCAGGACTCAGCTAGCGCCATGCTCACCGTCGTTG AGGCTACTCCAACTCCTGCTATTGTCTACG AGGAACCAGACCCTCCTACAGACCTGGAGctgactgaccagagagagaggagcgtcCAGCTCACCTGGATACCCGGGGACGAACACAACAGCCCCACACAGA AGTTCCTAGTCCAGTATGAGGACCTGCTCCACCAGGCTGGGGTGTGGCacaacctgacagaggaggagggcACCAAGACCACGGCCCACCTGGACCTGTCCCCCTACGCATACTACTCCTTCAGGGTTCTGGCCGTGAACCATGTGGGCTACAGCCGGCCCAGCCAGCCCTCCAGACAGTACAGGACCAACCCTGCAG CTCCAGATGTGAATCCAACAGATGTCCATGGTGTTGGAACTGAACACAATAACTTAGTCATCTCATGGAAA GAGCTGACAGGCCTCCAGTCCAACGGGCCAGGACTACAGTACAAGGTGAACTGGAGACAGAAGGATGTGGAGGAGGACTGGTCGTCTGAGACCGTGGCTAACGCCTCCAAGTATGTGGTGTCAGGCACACCCACTTTCGTACCCTACGAGGTCAAAGTTCAGGCGGTGAACGACTACGGAAACGGACCAGCGCCCGAGGCGGTGGAGGGATACTCTGGAGAGGACG TGCCCATGTCAGCCCCAGAGAGTGTCCAGGTGCTAGTTCAGAACGGGACGCTAGCAGAGGTTCACTGGGAGCCTGTCCTCACCTCCGTGGTCAGGGGACGACTCCAGGGATACAAG GTGTCCTACTGGCGTGAGCGTAGCCTCCACCAGGCAGAGGCACAGCAGGAGGAGCAGCAGGTGTTGGCCTTCAGTGGAAACAGGACTGACGGCAGACTACCAGGCCTCAAACCCTACAGCCTCTACACACTGAACATCAGGGTGGTCAACGGCAAGGGAGAGGGGCCCCCCAGCCCCAACCACAACTTTGAGACCCCCGAGGGAG tcccaggtccTCCTTCCTTCTTGCATATAAAGAACACCAACATGGACTCTCTGACGCTGGAGTGGGGTCCTCCACAGGACAACAACGGTCGCCTCACCGGCTACACACTCAAATACCAGCCAG tcaacagCTCCAATGAGCTTGGTCCCGTTGAGGAGATGGTGTTCCCAGCCAATGAGACCACCGTAATCCTGTCCGACCTCAAGTACAGCACGCGCTATAAGTTCTACTTCAACGCTAAGACCATCAAGGGCTCCGGCCCAACCATCACAGAGGAGGCTGTCACTATCATGGATGAAG GGAAATATG CAATGAAAAGCAACCAGGTAGACCTAGCCACTCAGGGTTGGTTCATAGGGCTGATGTGTGCCATCGCTCTCCTCATCCTCGTCCTTCTCATCATCTGCTTCATCAAGAGGAACAAGGGAGGGAAAtacccag TGAAAGAAAAAGAAGATGCTCATCATGACCCAGAGATCCAGCCTATGAAGGATGATGATGGGACGTTTGGAGAgtacag TGACACGGAGGACCACAAGCCTCTGAAGGGAAGCCGGACGCCGTCCAACGGAACGGTGAAGAGGGACGACAGTGATGACAGCCTGGTGGACTACGGCGAGGGAGGGGATGGGCAGTTCAACGAGGATGGATCCTTCATCGGCCAGTACAGCGGCAAGAAGGAGAAAGACACGCACGAGGGCAACGAGAGCTCCGAGGCCCCCTCGCCGGTCAACGCTATGAACTCCTTCGTCTAG
- the LOC120043464 gene encoding neuronal cell adhesion molecule-like isoform X2, whose product MTTGLEVPLDPKVLEGLPQPPTITHQSSKDFIIDPRENILIYCEAKGKPHPSFSWTRNGTHFDVEKDSKVLMKPSSGTLVIDISGEKAEAYEGIYQCTARNEHGTAVSNNIVIRQSRSPLWSKERKEAIMVQVGVSLVLQCRPPAGLPPPIIFWMDNNFQRLPQNTRVSQALNGDLYFSNVLLDDTRNDYICYARFPHTQTIQQKQPITVKVLDSDPSGERRPSFMAPPGQSSTQMALRGGVLELECIAEGLPTPEVSWYKESGDLPSSRMSFHNFQKTLKIADVMEADAGDYRCTAKNSLGSAHHIIKVNVKAAPFWISAPRNLILAPKETGILTCRVSGDPKPQIAWSVNGVPIEDSPKDMSRKVEDDTVILSDVQTGSSAVYQCNASNEFGYLLANAFVNVLAEAPRVLTPPNNVYQVITNNPAFLDCASFGSPIPTITWFKDSQTSILNRDPYVIHNNGTLEINVAQSLNSGKYTCIASNNLGTRENHVYLEVKEPTRILAQPEYMVVQRNRKAVFECKVKHDPTLIPTMNWLKDNGELPDDERFLVDTDSLTINDVTEEDEGTYTCVMNTTLDQDSASAMLTVVEATPTPAIVYEEPDPPTDLELTDQRERSVQLTWIPGDEHNSPTQKFLVQYEDLLHQAGVWHNLTEEEGTKTTAHLDLSPYAYYSFRVLAVNHVGYSRPSQPSRQYRTNPAAPDVNPTDVHGVGTEHNNLVISWKELTGLQSNGPGLQYKVNWRQKDVEEDWSSETVANASKYVVSGTPTFVPYEVKVQAVNDYGNGPAPEAVEGYSGEDVPMSAPESVQVLVQNGTLAEVHWEPVLTSVVRGRLQGYKVSYWRERSLHQAEAQQEEQQVLAFSGNRTDGRLPGLKPYSLYTLNIRVVNGKGEGPPSPNHNFETPEGVPGPPSFLHIKNTNMDSLTLEWGPPQDNNGRLTGYTLKYQPVNSSNELGPVEEMVFPANETTVILSDLKYSTRYKFYFNAKTIKGSGPTITEEAVTIMDEVHSIGPAFTNVNSSVVGEEGAVISWEYFGPDKNVYVEYIVENTMKSNQVDLATQGWFIGLMCAIALLILVLLIICFIKRNKGGKYPVKEKEDAHHDPEIQPMKDDDGTFGEYSDTEDHKPLKGSRTPSNGTVKRDDSDDSLVDYGEGGDGQFNEDGSFIGQYSGKKEKDTHEGNESSEAPSPVNAMNSFV is encoded by the exons ATGACCACAGGCTTAGAAGTGCCTCTTGACC CTAAGGTTCTGGAAGGAT TACCACAGCCTCCCACTATAACCCACCAATCCTCTAAGGATTTCATCATCGACCCTCGGGAGAACATCCTCATCTACTGTGAGGCCAAAGGGAAGCCGCATCCCAG CTTTTCCTGGACACGGAATGGGACGCATTTTGACGTGGAGAAGGACTCTAAGGTGTTGATGAAGCCGAGCTCAGGGACGCTGGTCATAGACATCAGTGGGGAGAAGGCTGAGGCCTACGAGGGGATCTACCAGTGTACCGCACGCAACGAGCACGGGACCGCAGTTTCCAACAACATCGTCATCAGACAGTCGA GGTCCCCCTTGTGGTCgaaggagaggaaagaggcaATCATGGTACAGGTGGGAGTGTCTCTGGTGCTGCAGTGTCGACCCCCTGCGGGCCTGCCCCCTCCCATCATCTTCTGGATGGACAACA ACTTCCAGCGCCTGCCTCAGAACACGCGTGTGTCCCAGGCGTTAAACGGAGACCTGTACTTCTCTAACGTCCTATTGGACGACACCAGGAACGACTACATCTGTTACGCCCGCTTCCCCCACACACAGACCATCCAGCAGAAACAACCCATCACTGTCAAGGTCCTGGACAGTGA TCCATCGGGGGAGCGGCGACCCAGCTTCATGGCTCCTCCGGGGCAGAGCAGCACCCAGATGGCCCTGAGGGGAGGGGTTCTGGAGCTGGAGTGTATCGCTGAAGGACT ccCGACTCCGGAGGTGTCCTGGTATAAGGAGAGTGGCGATCTTCCTAGCAGCCGGATGTCCTTCCACAACTTCCAGAAGACGTTGAAGATCGCAGATGTGATGGAGGCGGACGCCGGGGACTACCGCTGCACGGCCAAGAACAGCCTAGGCTCCGCCCATCACATCATCAAAGTCAACGTCAAAG CGGCTCCGTTCTGGATCAGTGCCCCCAGGAACCTGATCCTGGCCCCGAAGGAGACGGGCATCCTCACCTGCAGAGTCAGTGGAGACCCCAAGCCCCAAATCGCCTGGTCCGTCAACGGAGTCCCCATCGAAG ACTCTCCAAAGGACATGAGTCGGAAGGTGGAGGACGACACAGTGATTCTGAGCGACGTCCAGACCGGCTCCAGCGCTGTCTACCAATGCAACGCCTCCAATGAGTTTGGCTACCTGCTGGCTAATGCTTTTGTCAATGTGCTTG CCGAAGCACCAAGGGTGCTGACTCCCCCCAACAATGTGTACCAGGTCATCACCAACAATCCTGCCTTCCTGGATTGTGCCTCGTTCGGCTCGCCCATACCAACCATCACATG GTTTAAGGACAGTCAGACCAGTATCCTGAATAGAGACCCATATGTGATCCATAATAACGGTACCTTAGAGATCAACGTAGCCCAGTCCCTGAACAGTGGCAAGTACACCTGTATAGCCTCCAACAACCTGGGAACCAGGGAGAACCATGTCTACCTGGAGGTCAAAG AGCCGACGAGGATCCTGGCCCAGCCAGAGTACATGGTGGTCCAGAGGAACAGAAAGGCAGTGTTTGAGTGTAAAGTTAAACACGACCCCACCCTCATCCCCACCATGAACTGGCTCAAAGACAACGGAGAGCTGCCTGACGACGAGAG GTTCTTGGTGGACACTGACAGTCTGACCATCAACGACGTGACAGAGGAGGACGAGGGAACCTATACCTGTGTCATGAACACCACCCTGGACCAGGACTCAGCTAGCGCCATGCTCACCGTCGTTG AGGCTACTCCAACTCCTGCTATTGTCTACG AGGAACCAGACCCTCCTACAGACCTGGAGctgactgaccagagagagaggagcgtcCAGCTCACCTGGATACCCGGGGACGAACACAACAGCCCCACACAGA AGTTCCTAGTCCAGTATGAGGACCTGCTCCACCAGGCTGGGGTGTGGCacaacctgacagaggaggagggcACCAAGACCACGGCCCACCTGGACCTGTCCCCCTACGCATACTACTCCTTCAGGGTTCTGGCCGTGAACCATGTGGGCTACAGCCGGCCCAGCCAGCCCTCCAGACAGTACAGGACCAACCCTGCAG CTCCAGATGTGAATCCAACAGATGTCCATGGTGTTGGAACTGAACACAATAACTTAGTCATCTCATGGAAA GAGCTGACAGGCCTCCAGTCCAACGGGCCAGGACTACAGTACAAGGTGAACTGGAGACAGAAGGATGTGGAGGAGGACTGGTCGTCTGAGACCGTGGCTAACGCCTCCAAGTATGTGGTGTCAGGCACACCCACTTTCGTACCCTACGAGGTCAAAGTTCAGGCGGTGAACGACTACGGAAACGGACCAGCGCCCGAGGCGGTGGAGGGATACTCTGGAGAGGACG TGCCCATGTCAGCCCCAGAGAGTGTCCAGGTGCTAGTTCAGAACGGGACGCTAGCAGAGGTTCACTGGGAGCCTGTCCTCACCTCCGTGGTCAGGGGACGACTCCAGGGATACAAG GTGTCCTACTGGCGTGAGCGTAGCCTCCACCAGGCAGAGGCACAGCAGGAGGAGCAGCAGGTGTTGGCCTTCAGTGGAAACAGGACTGACGGCAGACTACCAGGCCTCAAACCCTACAGCCTCTACACACTGAACATCAGGGTGGTCAACGGCAAGGGAGAGGGGCCCCCCAGCCCCAACCACAACTTTGAGACCCCCGAGGGAG tcccaggtccTCCTTCCTTCTTGCATATAAAGAACACCAACATGGACTCTCTGACGCTGGAGTGGGGTCCTCCACAGGACAACAACGGTCGCCTCACCGGCTACACACTCAAATACCAGCCAG tcaacagCTCCAATGAGCTTGGTCCCGTTGAGGAGATGGTGTTCCCAGCCAATGAGACCACCGTAATCCTGTCCGACCTCAAGTACAGCACGCGCTATAAGTTCTACTTCAACGCTAAGACCATCAAGGGCTCCGGCCCAACCATCACAGAGGAGGCTGTCACTATCATGGATGAAG TGCATTCGATAGGCCCGGCGTTCACCAATGTAAACTCATCTGTGgtgggagaggagggagcagTGATAAGTTGGGAATACTTTGGACCAGATAAGAATGTGTACGTGGAGTATATTGTAGAAAACA CAATGAAAAGCAACCAGGTAGACCTAGCCACTCAGGGTTGGTTCATAGGGCTGATGTGTGCCATCGCTCTCCTCATCCTCGTCCTTCTCATCATCTGCTTCATCAAGAGGAACAAGGGAGGGAAAtacccag TGAAAGAAAAAGAAGATGCTCATCATGACCCAGAGATCCAGCCTATGAAGGATGATGATGGGACGTTTGGAGAgtacag TGACACGGAGGACCACAAGCCTCTGAAGGGAAGCCGGACGCCGTCCAACGGAACGGTGAAGAGGGACGACAGTGATGACAGCCTGGTGGACTACGGCGAGGGAGGGGATGGGCAGTTCAACGAGGATGGATCCTTCATCGGCCAGTACAGCGGCAAGAAGGAGAAAGACACGCACGAGGGCAACGAGAGCTCCGAGGCCCCCTCGCCGGTCAACGCTATGAACTCCTTCGTCTAG